The window CGTCCAAAACTATCATCTTTTGGTAAATCCAAGGATTCCGCCTTCGGGGTATAATCTCCCTTCCCATATTATAAACCATATTACCCTCTAAAAGACACCCTGGGTTCACAATTTCTATAAATTTCTCACTAATTTTGACAGCTGCTGCCCTTGTTATATCATAATAGTCTCTGTGTACAAGAGCATTTGCCACAGCCTCAAACAGTGCCCATAAATTCTTTCGAGGATATTTACTCGTGAGATCACTTATCACTGCATTTATTATACTATATATGTTACCACAAATAATTCGGTTGTGGTCAAAAAATTCAAAAATCAAATAAGCAGAAGGTATAAAACGCTCTGGGCACTTACCAAAGACAAGCATTCCAGCCATAGTAGGATAAAAATTTCCGTTTTCTCTGTCTCTTTGAATAATTCCAAAACTCTCGAGTAAAATTGGATTGTCCCACTCAGAAGCAATTCCGCTTTTTTTAAAAAATAAGTTTATCAAATCCGGATCAAAGTCAGAAATATTTGCATTTCTTATAATTGTCATTTCAAAGTTGACAATACCACTTTCTCCAAACATAGAAGCAATCTCTTCTCGTTTTGCAACATCTGTTGTAGATCCACGTCTTATATAAAACACTCCATTTTGGACCATTTGATGGGGGCGCAAACTGCTTTTGTAAATAGTAAGAATTCCTAATTTTTTACTTTCATACTCCACAATCTCAAACTTAATTGAAACAGGCGGGTCACATCTGCTTGAGATTGTCTGCTGAATTTTCTCCTCGGTAATATTGTCATCGTTTATTCCAACAATTCTTTTGGTTTTGTCTTCAACACCAAAGATGATATATCCTCTGCCACCTCTTGAATTTGCAATAGCAATTACATCCTTTACAAGTTCCTTTTTTTCACTTTCTGTTTCTAAAGAAAGCTTACTTTTAAAATCAAGTTTAGGTCCTTCATCAGACTCAAGTAATGCTTTAAGTTTGTACTTGTCCATCTATCTTCATCTCAACATTTAAATTTTTTTTCCTCTTCTAAAACCTCTAAGAAAGCCTCAAATATCTCAGGGTCAAATTTTTTCCCCACATCTTCTTTCATTATCTTAAGTGCTTCCTCTTCAGAAAAGGCTTTTCTGTAGGGTCTGTCAGTTGAAAGTGCATCAAATACATCCGCTATTGCTATTATTTTGGACTCTATAGGAATTTTATCTCCTTTTATACCAAGTGGATAGCCACTTCCATCAATATTCTCATGGTGATATAGAACAATCTCTTTTATACTATCAAAGTATTCAATATTTGAAAGAATGTTATAACCATCTAATGAATGCCTTTTGACAATAGAATATTCCTCATCAGTGAGCTTTCCTCTTTTGTTGAGAATATTTTCTGGCACTACAATTTTACCAATGTCGTGTAGGTATGCAGCTATTTCTAAATCAAATAAATTTATGTTATATCCTTTTTGATTGACAAGTTTTTGCCCAATCTCTTTACTGTACTTCATCACCCTTTCAGCATGTCCTTTTGTATATGGGTCTTTCATTTCAATTAAAGATATAAGAAGTTTAATTGCTCCTTCAAAATTCCTCTTCTCTTTTTCAAAAAGTTCTCTTAAAAGCTCATCCTGCTTCTGCAAAATTGAAATTCTGTTTTTTATTTCATTTGAAAAATAAGTGAGTATTACCTCTACATTTTCGAATTTTCCTTCTCTTTTTATAGCTGGTTTTGGAACTGTAGCTTTACCGTTTATTGTCGAAAACAGTTTTATTGCATATTCTTCAAGTTTAAGTATTTTCCTTGTCAAATATACTCCACTTGCAAATGATATAAACAAAGTTAGATGTGTTAACAGAATAAAAATGATTAACAAAAGTTTTTCAAAACGTCTTTTTATCATAACAAGAGGCTTTTCGTCATGGTCTACAACTATACTGCCAAGAAAGTTATTATTTGTATCGTATATGACAAGTTCGTTTCTGACTAACTTATTTGTGTGACTCAAAATTCCTTTAGGTTGAAAATAGGCCTTATTTACAACAAAAGGCTGAATTAAAGAGACAAACTCTTTTATCTCTCTTGCCAAAAAAAGAGCTCCAATTACTGGCTTGTTTAAATCTTTGTTATCTAAAACAGGAGAGCAAACAAAAGCATAGACTCTCTCATTAAATTTCAAAAAACCTTTTTCAACAGGTATTAAATTGATATCATTATAACCATACTTTTTGTTTATTGTCTTTTGTACAACTTCAAACAAGTTTTCAGTAATTATATCCCTGAGAGGTTGATACCTTGAATACGATGCAATAATACCTCTCTTTTTGTAAAAACCAACAATAATTGAAAAGTCATATGGTTTTTGGCTTAACCAATTTGTCCAGTAAAACTCAATTGTTGTGAAATCATCGTTTAGAACTGCCTGGTAAATCTCATTCCAGATAGAATAGTCCTTTGCTATGATTGTCATGTCATCAAATACTTTTTGTGTTATCCTCTCTAACGATTTTTTTGTTGATTTATGAAATAGTCATAAGTTATTTTCTCATACTGAGGTATTACGTTTGTCATAACATACGCAGCCACAATTGACGAGGGTAAAATGCTATTAAGATTGTTACAATAAGTATTTTAATCCTTAGTTCCACTTTGCCACATCCTCTATTTTAAGCTTTGCCTTTTGTCGAATTCTGTCTAAATTTAGTATAACATATCGTGAGTTAACAAGTCATTTGTAAAAAATGAACAAACTACATACCACCTTCCCTTTTAAAATATATAAAATCCTTCTCCGAAATTTCAAATGGCCTTTTCTGCCCAATTATCTCACCCTTTTTTATTGTCTTACCTTTCTGTATATATGTGCTATCTAAATTCTCTAATATGTACAAGACCTTTTTCTTGTCCTGAATTACAATGTCAAATCTACCAGCTTTGTTTTTTATAGAGACAACCTTACCACTGCATGGAGCAATTATGTTGGTTGCTTTTGCAACAACTATAAAATACTCTCCATCTTGGGAAATTTCTATTTGTCCATCTGCTGGATACAAAAAAGTATCTGCCTCTTTTTTGTCAGTTGAGTATTTTTTAAAATATTCCCAAATATACTCTTTACTTCTAAAAAATTTCTGATGAAGTCTTTTGTATTATTGTAAACTTTTTCATCGTACAGATAATCTTCTGAGATCTTCAAAACTAAAACCGTTAATCTTGAAACATTGATATTTTGAAAGCATTACAAAAGACACTAAAATCAAAACTACCAATAACTTGGCACCCTAGAAATTACTTGGTGAATCTGAACTGGTCTTTATAATTTTTCTTTTTTTCACTTGCTACACACCTCTTTTTGTCCATTGTTTTCCTGTTTAATTTTTATTCTCTCTGATAAAAAAAGATGATAGCAAGCTTTTGCTATCATCTTCTTTGAATAATTTCCTTTATATCTTCAATAATAATAGATGGAATAATATCAATAATCCTTTCAACACTGCTATTTGCAGATACATTCAAAAGTCTTATTTGATCCTGTGTTACAACCAAAAAGGCGATGGGCATAACCGAAATTCCAGCACCAGTTCCACCTGCAAAAAGAGGAGAATTTTCATCTGTCTTGTTGTTCTTGCTGCTTTCCTGTTTTATATCTCCACCGCCCGCAACAAATCCAAATGACACTTTAGAAACCGGAATAATTGCAGCACCGCCAGAACTCTGGACAGCATCACCCACAATTGTGTTTACATCAATCATCTGTTTTAAATTCTCCATAGCAGTTTGCATCAACATCTCAATCGGATGTGCCACAACTTAACACCCCTCAGATTTTCTATTATTCTTTCTGAATTTTTGACAATTTGCAGGGGAAAAACTTTTAGCCTTAAATTTAGCTTAAAATAGCTTTCAATAAGCTGACCTTCAGAAAATCTTTTATACTCAATTTTCACATCTTGCCCATACGATAATAATATCCCCTGCAAAGAGAATACTATTCCACTTAAAATGCTCAAGATAAAAACATCTTTGCAATGTAACCTTACAACAACACTTTCTACTTTTAGACTGGAAATCGATAGAAATATTTTGAAAAGCTCCCATAGATTTTTAAAACTGCGTTTCCTTTTTTCTTTACAATAGGCACTTCTTTGTATTTACTTCTATTTGGAAACTTGTAAGAGAATGTTTTGATATAAAATATTAAGAACTTAAACTTTAACCTAATCTTTACGCACTCTTTAACTTCTGCCTCAATCTCAAAAACTTTAGGCAAGCAGAGATATACCATGGCAGCTAAAAGCAAGATTAAAAAAATACACTTCAAGTTTTTTTAAACTTCTTCCTTCTCAGAGGACAAACTTTATTATAATTATTCCCACAAAACAAAAAGAGGATACATCAAATTGATGTATCCTCTTTAGCTTCAACAAGCTTTTGTTTTAATTCTTCTAAATTTTTTATCCCTAAGGAGTTGTAAAAAAGTTCTGTCACCTCATACAAAGTCGGTCTTCCTATTGTGTCAAGCCTACCCGCTTCTTTTATAAGCCCTTTTTCCAGCAGATTTTTTATTACATTTTCACAGTTAACCCCTCTTATTTTTTCTATCTCCTGTCTTGTTATTGGTCCATTTAGTGCAACTATAGATAGCACCTCGTATGCAGCCTGTGAAAGTGAAGACTGTTTTTGTTCAAACTCAAAATACTCTTTTATATACTTTGAATTCTCAGGGTTTGTAATCAAAACATATCCTTTTTCTTCTTTTACAATCAAAAAACCTCTTTTCTCTGCAATGTACTCTTCTTTCAGCTCCTCAACATAATTTTCTACTTCTTCTTCAGAGATACCTAAAATTTTTGCAACTTTGCCTATTTCAAGCGGTGATGTACTTAACAAAAGTATACTTTCAATCACTGACTTTGCAGCCATTTTATCCATCTTTTTGAACCTCGCTACTTTTTTGTAATTTTAATGTCGTCAAACATCTTTTGCTGATGTACAGAAATATGTCCTAATTTACATAGCTCTAAAATAGCTAAAAATCTGTACACTATCTCCTCTTTTGAAATTCCTTTTATAAGAGCGCTAAAATATAAAGCACCTCTTTGTTTTATATGCTCAAGGACTTGTCTTATCACCTTTAAAATAGAAATTGTTGGCTTTTTAGTTATCTCTTGGAGCTTCTTGTCATTCTCATTTTCAACAGGAATTGTTTCTCTTTTTGTTAAAACATTTCTATATGCCTCAAAAAGTTTATTTATCTCAAGCTTTATTGCAAAATCCTTCTCAAAAGTTTCAAAACTAACTGCTCTTTTGTAACTTTCTCTATACGGATGATTTTCTTTTAAGTAAATTGCCACCTCTTTGTACTTTTGATACTCTCTAAGTCTTTCAACAAGTTCCTGCCTTGGGTCCTCTTCCTCCTGTTGCAGTTTTGGTAAAAGCATCTTTGATTTAATCTCCAAAAGTGTTGCTGCCATAACCAAAAATTCAGATACAGAGTCCACATTTATGCTGTCTAAATGCTTTATATACATTAGATACTGATTAGTAATCTCAGCAATTGGAATTTCGTAGATGTTTATCTTTTCCTTTTTTATAAGATAAAGCAATAGGTCAAGCGGCCCTTCAAAATTGGGAAGCTTTACCTCAAAGCTCATAACAGCCCTGCCCTATCCTTTGCCTCTTTTAATGTTTTGGATGCAATAGCGCGTGCCTTTTTTGCACCTTCCTCAATCACACCAAAAACATAGTCTATATCATTTTCAAGCTCTTTTCTTCTACTTTGAATTGGCTCTAAAAACTGAGAAAGACTTTCAAACAGCTTCTTTTTACATTCAACACAGCCAATTTTCCCTTCCCTGCAACTTGATTCTATCTCATCAATGGAATTTTGACTAAAAATCTTGTGATAAGCAAATACAGTACAAACCTCAGGATGACCAGGGTCGTTCTTTCTGATTCTTGCAGGGTCTGTGACCATGTTCATTACCTTTTTTCTCACACTTTCTAAATCTTCAGACAAAGCAATTGTATTGCCATAGCTTTTACTCATCTTTCGTCCATCTGTGCCAATTAAAACTTTCACGGTATTTAAAATTGGTTGTGGTTCTGGGAAAGTCTGTCCATACAAGTAATTGAACCTTCTTGCAATTTCTCTTGTCAGTTCCAAATGTGGAAGCTGGTCTTCCCCAACCGGCACAAGCTCAGCTTTGTATATCAAGATATCTGCTGCTTGCAAACAGGGATACCCCAAAAAACCATATGTCGCGATATTTCGCTCTTTTAGCTCTCTCATCTGGTCTTTATAAGTTGGGCACCGGTAGAGCCAAGAAAGTGGCGTTATCATTGAAAACAAAAGATGAAGCTCCACGTGTTCTGGCACATGCGACTGAACAAATATTGTGCACTTATTTGGGTCAAGCCCACATGCCAAAAAATCAATAACTACCTGTTTTGTATATTCTCTTAAATTTGAAGTATCTTCATACCCTGTTGTAAGTGCATGCCAGTCAGCAACAAAAAAGAAACATTCATATTGGTCTTGGAGTTTTACCCAACTTTCTATTGCACCAAAGTAGTTGCCCAAATGTAAAATACCTGTCGGTCTTGTACCTGATAAAACCCTTTTCATTCTAACCTTCTCCCATCCTTTGATGTTTCAAATTTTACATTCCAAAAAAACTTTTAAGGAAATAGTTTCACGATAATATCTATGAAACTAAAGATAAAATAAGCAATTGGTTGCAGTACAAACGAAAGCAGATACGGTGCAAAGAATATGCATGCAATTAGTATTATCTGCCCAATTATTTCAAATCTATCGTAAAATTCCATATATTTTGCTGGTGCAAATAGAAATAATATTTTCGAGCCATCAAGTGGCGGTATTGGTAAGAGGTTAAACACAGCAAGATATACATTTATTAAATATGCCTGCTGCAGCATAACTAAAATATACCTGTTTGAAATAAGACTGTAACTGTCAACATACTTTAAAATTAGAGCAAATGCAATTGCAGATAAAATATTTGCTACAGGTCCAGCCAAAGCAGTAATTCCCATACCGACCTTTGGATTTTTGTAGTTTCTCGGGTCTGTTAAAACAGGTTTTGCCCACCCAAAACCAAATAACATCAAAGCGATTATTCCAAAAATATCAATATGTGGCAGCGGATTTAATGTAATCCTTCCCTGCCTTTTTGGAAGATCATCTCCTTGCAAATAAGCAACATATCCATGGGCTGCTTCGTGTACAGATATTGCGAATAAAAGACCTGGAATTCTAAGTAACATCGTTGAAATATCTGGCAGACTCATAATTCTTTCTCTCCACAACCTTTTATATTTCTAAATCATTTCTGACTATATCTTCATATGTCTCACGCTTCACAATCACTTTAGCTTGTCCGTCTTTTAAAAGTACAACCGCCGGACGTGGAAATCTGTTGTAATTGCTCGACATAGAATAATTATATGCACCTGTTGCTAAGATAGCAAGGTGCTGCCCTGTTTTTAGCTCAGGAAGTTTTATGTCTTTAATGAGTATATCTCCCGACTCGCAACATCTTCCTGCAATTGTGTAAACTTTTGTCTTTTCGCCAAGCGGATTTTCAACAACATATGCGTCATATTTTGCCTGGTAAAGTGCATAGCGGGGATTGTCTGTCATGCCACCGTCAACAGATGCATAGTTTCTGACATTGGGAATCTCTTTTATACTACCGATTGTGTAAAGAGTAATTCCAGCCTCACCAACAATCGAACGCCCTGGCTCTAAGACTATAAAAGGTTTTTTGAGCCCTTTTTGCTGGCAAAATTCTTCTACCTCTTCAGCTATAGCCTCTATAAACTTTTCTAATTGAGGTGGCTGGTCAAATGCAGTGTATTTAATACCAAATCCGCCGCCTAAATCCAAAATCTCTATTTCATAACCAAGTTCTTTCTTTATTTTTAATATAAACTCAAGCATAACCCTTGCTGCAAGCTTAAATGGTGCTGTCTCGAAAATCTGTGAACCTATATGGCAGTGAAGGCCAAGTAAGTTTAGCTG is drawn from Caldicellulosiruptor naganoensis and contains these coding sequences:
- a CDS encoding M23 family metallopeptidase, whose product is MYPADGQIEISQDGEYFIVVAKATNIIAPCSGKVVSIKNKAGRFDIVIQDKKKVLYILENLDSTYIQKGKTIKKGEIIGQKRPFEISEKDFIYFKREGGM
- a CDS encoding site-2 protease family protein; this translates as MSLPDISTMLLRIPGLLFAISVHEAAHGYVAYLQGDDLPKRQGRITLNPLPHIDIFGIIALMLFGFGWAKPVLTDPRNYKNPKVGMGITALAGPVANILSAIAFALILKYVDSYSLISNRYILVMLQQAYLINVYLAVFNLLPIPPLDGSKILFLFAPAKYMEFYDRFEIIGQIILIACIFFAPYLLSFVLQPIAYFIFSFIDIIVKLFP
- the scpB gene encoding SMC-Scp complex subunit ScpB, with amino-acid sequence MDKMAAKSVIESILLLSTSPLEIGKVAKILGISEEEVENYVEELKEEYIAEKRGFLIVKEEKGYVLITNPENSKYIKEYFEFEQKQSSLSQAAYEVLSIVALNGPITRQEIEKIRGVNCENVIKNLLEKGLIKEAGRLDTIGRPTLYEVTELFYNSLGIKNLEELKQKLVEAKEDTSI
- the trpS gene encoding tryptophan--tRNA ligase encodes the protein MKRVLSGTRPTGILHLGNYFGAIESWVKLQDQYECFFFVADWHALTTGYEDTSNLREYTKQVVIDFLACGLDPNKCTIFVQSHVPEHVELHLLFSMITPLSWLYRCPTYKDQMRELKERNIATYGFLGYPCLQAADILIYKAELVPVGEDQLPHLELTREIARRFNYLYGQTFPEPQPILNTVKVLIGTDGRKMSKSYGNTIALSEDLESVRKKVMNMVTDPARIRKNDPGHPEVCTVFAYHKIFSQNSIDEIESSCREGKIGCVECKKKLFESLSQFLEPIQSRRKELENDIDYVFGVIEEGAKKARAIASKTLKEAKDRAGLL
- the ytfJ gene encoding GerW family sporulation protein → MAHPIEMLMQTAMENLKQMIDVNTIVGDAVQSSGGAAIIPVSKVSFGFVAGGGDIKQESSKNNKTDENSPLFAGGTGAGISVMPIAFLVVTQDQIRLLNVSANSSVERIIDIIPSIIIEDIKEIIQRR
- the lysA gene encoding diaminopimelate decarboxylase: MQLRYNLEISPKGNLSWEGIDLLDLIGMYGTPLYVMNERMIRENINRFKNALQKYFGENGLIIYASKAFCTKAMCQIAKQEGIGLDVVSGGELYTALSVDFPTDKIFFHGNNKTYDELEMAVEKEVKIVIDNFDELEMLSLICETKAKRADVLIRVKPGIEAHTHEFIRTGQIDSKFGVALENGEAFSMVKKILEKKQLNLLGLHCHIGSQIFETAPFKLAARVMLEFILKIKKELGYEIEILDLGGGFGIKYTAFDQPPQLEKFIEAIAEEVEEFCQQKGLKKPFIVLEPGRSIVGEAGITLYTIGSIKEIPNVRNYASVDGGMTDNPRYALYQAKYDAYVVENPLGEKTKVYTIAGRCCESGDILIKDIKLPELKTGQHLAILATGAYNYSMSSNYNRFPRPAVVLLKDGQAKVIVKRETYEDIVRNDLEI
- a CDS encoding segregation and condensation protein A; amino-acid sequence: MSFEVKLPNFEGPLDLLLYLIKKEKINIYEIPIAEITNQYLMYIKHLDSINVDSVSEFLVMAATLLEIKSKMLLPKLQQEEEDPRQELVERLREYQKYKEVAIYLKENHPYRESYKRAVSFETFEKDFAIKLEINKLFEAYRNVLTKRETIPVENENDKKLQEITKKPTISILKVIRQVLEHIKQRGALYFSALIKGISKEEIVYRFLAILELCKLGHISVHQQKMFDDIKITKK
- a CDS encoding RNA-binding domain-containing protein encodes the protein MDKYKLKALLESDEGPKLDFKSKLSLETESEKKELVKDVIAIANSRGGRGYIIFGVEDKTKRIVGINDDNITEEKIQQTISSRCDPPVSIKFEIVEYESKKLGILTIYKSSLRPHQMVQNGVFYIRRGSTTDVAKREEIASMFGESGIVNFEMTIIRNANISDFDPDLINLFFKKSGIASEWDNPILLESFGIIQRDRENGNFYPTMAGMLVFGKCPERFIPSAYLIFEFFDHNRIICGNIYSIINAVISDLTSKYPRKNLWALFEAVANALVHRDYYDITRAAAVKISEKFIEIVNPGCLLEGNMVYNMGREIIPRRRNPWIYQKMIVLDEHNLFLRGGKGLRRIKKTYPSAKIININSQNTFKIILPPIDKL